The Pseudomonadota bacterium DNA window AGCAACAAATTTTGCGATTGTGGTCCATTCCTTGGGCCTCTTGTAAAGGGGACCGGCAAGCATGATTGCAAAGGCGATAAGGATCGATATGGCTCCCACATATATCAGAATCTGCATCATTGCCAGAAACGGGGCATTAAGATAAACATACAGGCCTGCAATCCCGAACATGGTTGCAACAAGACCAACCATAGCGTATATGATCGAGCCAGAAAGTACGGTTACCAGCGCACTCATCATCGTCACAAACATAACCAGAAGGAATATAGACTCAGCAAAGTTCATCATGACCTCATAAAATCCTTACCATGGGTTTTCAAAATCCTTTGATCCATATACATAATCTCTCGCACACCAGTACGTTGTCCCGGCGGCATCCTGACGTTTAAGTGAAAAAAAATCTCCATGAAATAAACGGTAGAAAAATGCAATAGGTGTTAAAAACACAAAATAAATCACTGAGAGCACTACCCGTGTGCTTATACCGCCCAGAACTCCGGAAAACTTCAGCCATATATTGGCAATACGGATCGAAAGCGCCCTCAAAAAAATTCCAATGAAAAGAAGGCATAAAGCTAAGTAAAGCAATATGTTGAGTTTGAAAAACAGACCGAGGGCGATGGAGACAAAAGCCAGTACGGCAATTGTTTCCAATGCATTCTGTTCGGGACTCTTTTCTTTACGCATGACCGATCAAAACCTCCGTATCTCCGCAGTTACCATTCCTAAAATTCTAAAACAGCGTGTAAATAAATGGCGCTATTGCCGAACCGCTGAAAATAATAAGCAGGCTGAACAAAAGCAATAGAATGATAATCGGTAATAACCACCATTTCTTTCTTTCCTTTAAAAAGTTCCAGAGATCTTTTAAAAAAGACATCTATACCCCCGCACAGTGCATCATTTGCTGCCTTTGCCGCAATAGAAATATGCCGGTATACCAAGTCTCTAATCGATTCCATGTAAATCCTTCGCCTCGAGCTTCTCCGGCCATTCCGGCTGTTTCTCTTTGTCAAAGAGATGGTTGCCCATAACAAGAAAATCCATTTCGGTGCGCATAAAACACCTGTATGCGTCTTCCGGGGTGCACACGATAGGCTCTCCTCTGACATTAAAACTTGTATTCACAATGACTCCATAGCCGGTTTTCTCTTTAAATCTTTTAATCAACTGCCGGTAAAGAGGGTTCGTATCCCCGTGAACCGTCTGGAGCCTTGCGGAATAGTCAATATGGGTGACTGCGGGGAGATCTGAGCGGAGATAGTACAGTTTGTCTCTCCACGGCAATGAATGGTAGCCATCAGGTAGCGCCCTTCTTCTGTCTTTTTTGATGTCAGCAATGAGAAGCATGTATGGTGAGGGTTTGGTGAAATCAAAGTAGTCGCCTAAATCTTCAATCAGTACAGAGGGGGCAAACGGTCGGAAGCCTTCCCTGAATTTTATTTTCAAATTCAGTTTTTTCTGGACGTCAGGTTTTCGAGCATCC harbors:
- a CDS encoding NADH-quinone oxidoreductase subunit J codes for the protein MMNFAESIFLLVMFVTMMSALVTVLSGSIIYAMVGLVATMFGIAGLYVYLNAPFLAMMQILIYVGAISILIAFAIMLAGPLYKRPKEWTTIAKFVASFVVSLFSFAILFKVIMHAPWMDTKAKTFTISTEDIGRALFDKLTLPFELISLLIVVSIVGAIMLALFSKGGK
- a CDS encoding DUF5989 family protein; its protein translation is MSFLKDLWNFLKERKKWWLLPIIILLLLFSLLIIFSGSAIAPFIYTLF